In the genome of Phormidium ambiguum IAM M-71, one region contains:
- the nblR gene encoding response regulator transcription factor NblR, giving the protein MLIKPGIMNTVTINNSPCVLVIETDEALAQNVSLDLKESGYEPVIASDANTAMLQARERQPALIVVDRMLAGESGLGVCKNLRRAGSKAPLLLMMARDSVDDRVACLEAGADDYFLKPYRSETFLKLVRLYLQPDNYSAEQLRFCDLVLDLGTRRALRNARVIELTMKEYDLLKYLMEHPREVLTREQILENVWGDNFMGESNVIEVYIRYLRLKIEQENERRLIQTVRGVGYVLRET; this is encoded by the coding sequence ATGCTCATTAAACCCGGAATTATGAATACTGTTACCATCAACAATAGTCCTTGTGTCCTAGTCATTGAGACTGACGAAGCATTGGCGCAAAATGTCAGCCTCGACTTGAAAGAATCAGGCTATGAGCCAGTTATAGCTTCCGATGCAAATACAGCAATGTTGCAAGCTAGGGAACGCCAACCAGCTTTAATTGTAGTAGACCGAATGTTGGCTGGAGAATCTGGACTAGGCGTGTGTAAAAATCTGCGCCGTGCCGGAAGTAAAGCGCCGCTATTATTAATGATGGCACGTGATAGCGTGGACGATCGCGTAGCTTGTTTAGAAGCAGGTGCAGACGATTACTTCCTCAAACCTTATCGATCGGAAACCTTCTTAAAACTAGTCCGTCTTTACCTTCAACCAGATAACTATAGCGCCGAACAGTTACGATTCTGTGACTTAGTGCTAGATTTAGGTACGCGCCGCGCCTTGCGGAATGCCAGAGTCATCGAATTGACAATGAAAGAATATGACTTGCTGAAGTATCTCATGGAACATCCCCGCGAAGTTTTGACCAGAGAACAAATTTTGGAAAATGTCTGGGGCGACAACTTTATGGGAGAATCTAACGTCATTGAGGTGTATATTCGTTATCTGCGTCTGAAAATTGAACAAGAAAACGAAAGACGTTTAATTCAAACCGTCAGAGGCGTAGGTTACGTGCTGCGGGAAACTTAA
- a CDS encoding DUF192 domain-containing protein: MSNGKTPQLLSLLMVIWLLGCATTSPVNSQNIPLITETERTSSSNHQEIAENLGQMLPISAQAKFASGEVVRLEVTRTPAEQSMGLMYRQNLPDDRGMLFSFSPPRPVSFWMKNVVIPLDMVFLRDGVVKAIAANVPPCKQDPCPTYGPDVAIDQVIELRGGRAAQIGIKVGQPVKIEFFSP; this comes from the coding sequence ATGAGTAACGGGAAAACTCCTCAGTTACTAAGTTTATTGATGGTAATTTGGTTGCTCGGATGCGCGACAACATCACCAGTAAATTCGCAAAATATTCCTTTAATTACCGAAACAGAAAGAACATCATCTTCTAATCATCAAGAAATAGCAGAAAATTTGGGTCAAATGTTACCTATTTCGGCTCAAGCTAAGTTTGCTAGTGGTGAAGTTGTTCGGCTGGAAGTGACACGCACGCCCGCCGAGCAGTCTATGGGGTTGATGTATCGCCAAAATTTGCCAGACGATCGCGGAATGTTATTTTCCTTTTCCCCGCCCCGCCCAGTCAGCTTTTGGATGAAAAATGTCGTAATTCCTTTAGATATGGTTTTTTTAAGGGATGGGGTAGTTAAAGCGATCGCCGCCAATGTACCCCCCTGTAAGCAAGACCCCTGCCCGACTTATGGCCCGGATGTAGCGATCGACCAAGTAATAGAGTTACGCGGTGGCAGAGCCGCCCAAATCGGTATTAAAGTTGGTCAACCAGTAAAAATCGAGTTTTTCTCACCCTAA
- a CDS encoding DUF2949 domain-containing protein, with amino-acid sequence MAPTNYSRFIRFLQEELSIFGASISIALRHSKQDPGPLPMILWQYGLVTLEQLDRIYDWLEQA; translated from the coding sequence GTGGCACCCACAAACTATTCGAGATTTATTAGGTTTTTACAAGAAGAATTGTCAATTTTTGGCGCATCAATTTCGATCGCTCTCAGACACAGCAAACAAGATCCGGGGCCATTGCCAATGATTCTTTGGCAATATGGATTAGTAACACTAGAACAGTTAGACCGCATATATGATTGGTTGGAACAAGCTTAA
- a CDS encoding DUF928 domain-containing protein, with amino-acid sequence MVLPKISSSIVTLTLLLTSINPLITQAQTTQTNPNTPSPWEINSSSAYEPPLDIGSPDRRESGSSRPGEISTQLKCPNDTEVPNPPFTALVPIVREQTANSRKKIIQLTGLTLDAHPTFFVYLPKTVANTVEFILNDAEEKEVYRTNFRTPKVPGIFGFQLPKTAPALEIGKSYQWYFVIRCDPTNRKRDLVVEGWIWRTQLLPAINEQIQKAELRDRIALYRQYKIWYEALANLAALHYSSPQNSPVSTEWIQLLRSAGLSEISEQVLINR; translated from the coding sequence ATGGTATTGCCAAAAATTTCTTCATCCATTGTCACTTTAACTCTGTTACTAACTTCTATTAATCCTTTAATCACCCAAGCACAAACTACCCAAACGAATCCAAATACACCCAGCCCTTGGGAAATAAATAGTTCCTCTGCTTATGAACCACCCCTAGATATTGGTTCTCCTGACAGAAGAGAATCAGGTAGTTCCCGTCCCGGAGAAATTTCAACACAACTAAAATGTCCCAACGATACAGAAGTACCTAACCCCCCATTCACAGCTTTAGTCCCCATCGTCAGAGAACAAACAGCTAATTCACGGAAAAAAATTATCCAACTCACCGGATTAACCTTAGATGCACATCCGACGTTTTTTGTCTACCTTCCCAAGACAGTTGCTAATACTGTAGAATTTATTCTCAATGATGCCGAAGAAAAAGAAGTTTACCGGACTAATTTCCGTACTCCGAAAGTTCCCGGCATTTTTGGTTTTCAACTCCCAAAAACTGCGCCTGCGCTAGAGATTGGGAAAAGCTACCAGTGGTATTTCGTAATTCGCTGTGACCCTACAAATAGAAAAAGAGACTTAGTTGTAGAAGGCTGGATTTGGCGTACACAGTTGCTTCCCGCAATAAACGAACAAATACAGAAGGCAGAATTACGCGATCGCATTGCTTTGTACCGTCAGTACAAAATTTGGTACGAAGCTTTGGCTAACTTAGCCGCATTACATTACTCTTCACCACAAAATTCACCAGTAAGTACTGAGTGGATACAATTGCTGCGGTCAGCTGGCCTCAGTGAAATCTCTGAACAAGTGTTAATTAATCGATGA
- a CDS encoding filamentous hemagglutinin N-terminal domain-containing protein, translating to MYQKADITLWLKLGAYLFFLVLSHPTSAQIVPDSTLPNNSTVTPTNDPSSSSTLPGQGTAVIHLINGGTQTGKNLFHSFQEFSLPTGHTADFNNSPDIQNIITRITGNLISNIDGLIKANGTANLFILNSNGIIFGPNAQLNIGGAFVASTAQAINFADGTQFSTNSTGSTPILTISVPLGLQINSAALSLPGITVQGANLQVQPGQTISFVANQINFLGGNLKAEQGRIELASIINGSWSLFSNIQPSTTQLGDIQLSQTATVDTSGIGGGNILIQSRNLRLTDGSQIKANTFGTEAGGNIIVNASETVDLIGRLADGTPSALQARVEPNATGSGGNININTRNLRIEEGARVAASSLTDAPANAGNIFVQATNAVEIIGVKDITQNEQTIIQSSALSTQSTGAGNAGTIEIQTGKLVTRAGGQISSETFASGKAGNINIQANQIQIDGRSFDGTQPSGILARTKQEATGNAGDIIINTGTLAVANGARITAASLGSGTAGNLIIKAQETVEVSGVGKNIDGSVNPTQISVLTTKSGAAGTLNIQTRKLTAENGGQISASTEGISNGGSLTVTAEEMQLRGRSPDGSVPSGLLARVEPKATGNAGEVFIDTKRLTLTDGARVTASSLGEGKAGTLTIRATEQVEVNGVGKNVDGSSNPTQISVLTTGNGAAGILNIQSGELTVGDGGQVTASTTGSGNGGNLTIKAENVQLNSRSTDGIFPSSLLARVEGNATGNGGDVIVETGNLTVRNGARIAAASLTQTILNPLEQGKAGNVTIRADKVEVTGVGKNIDGTANPAQISVLSTGVGIPGNLRIDSPIISLNNQGNISATSQKGAGGNINLNSRNIVLRRQSVISADAGVGGKEGDININTEILILSGGSKIITDAQSPTGGSNINISSPSGSDLLLIVSPDSLINARGELTIEGELEVKAPEMQKVEVVDATNLIAQNCPVGDEVSTFYVTGRGGIPTNPNEPLSGDLFWEDLRIPQVSKDVKEQERRDTEESDQNTTIVEAQGWVIGSKGEVILTAETAKFTLHDVPFKLPVCRSR from the coding sequence ATGTACCAAAAAGCTGATATTACACTCTGGTTAAAGCTAGGGGCTTATTTATTTTTTTTAGTACTATCTCATCCCACCTCAGCACAGATAGTTCCCGACAGCACTCTACCAAATAATTCCACAGTCACCCCCACCAACGACCCATCCTCCAGTTCCACCTTACCTGGACAAGGAACAGCCGTAATTCACTTAATTAACGGCGGAACACAAACAGGGAAAAATTTATTTCATAGCTTTCAAGAATTTTCCCTACCTACAGGGCACACCGCCGACTTTAACAACTCACCAGACATTCAAAATATTATTACTCGCATTACAGGCAACTTAATTTCTAACATTGATGGATTAATTAAAGCCAACGGTACCGCCAATCTCTTCATCTTAAATTCCAACGGCATTATTTTTGGGCCAAACGCTCAGCTAAACATCGGTGGCGCATTTGTTGCCAGTACCGCCCAAGCAATTAACTTTGCAGACGGAACTCAGTTTAGCACCAATTCCACTGGAAGCACACCAATATTAACCATCAGTGTTCCCCTGGGTTTACAAATCAACTCTGCCGCACTTTCTCTCCCTGGAATTACAGTCCAAGGTGCAAACTTGCAAGTACAACCAGGTCAAACCATCTCCTTTGTCGCCAATCAAATCAACTTTCTTGGTGGCAATCTGAAAGCAGAACAGGGAAGAATTGAATTAGCATCAATTATCAATGGCTCATGGTCACTATTTAGTAACATTCAACCATCGACAACCCAACTAGGAGACATTCAACTTTCTCAAACAGCCACAGTTGATACTAGTGGTATTGGTGGAGGTAACATTTTAATTCAAAGCAGAAATCTGAGATTAACGGACGGTTCCCAAATTAAAGCCAACACTTTTGGAACAGAAGCAGGAGGGAACATAATAGTTAATGCTTCCGAAACAGTAGACTTAATTGGTAGATTAGCAGACGGAACTCCCAGCGCCCTACAAGCCAGAGTCGAACCAAACGCTACTGGTAGTGGTGGAAATATCAATATTAATACCAGAAATTTGCGAATTGAAGAGGGTGCGCGAGTAGCCGCTTCTTCCTTAACAGATGCACCAGCTAACGCCGGAAATATTTTTGTCCAAGCAACAAATGCAGTTGAAATAATTGGCGTAAAAGATATTACCCAAAACGAACAAACTATCATTCAATCAAGCGCACTATCTACCCAAAGCACAGGTGCAGGTAATGCCGGAACAATAGAGATTCAAACTGGAAAGTTAGTAACTCGTGCAGGCGGACAAATATCTTCCGAAACCTTTGCTAGTGGAAAAGCCGGAAACATTAATATTCAAGCCAACCAAATTCAAATTGATGGCAGGTCATTCGACGGTACACAGCCTAGCGGAATTTTAGCAAGAACGAAACAAGAAGCCACAGGAAACGCTGGAGACATCATTATTAATACTGGAACTTTAGCTGTGGCAAATGGTGCAAGAATTACAGCCGCTTCGTTAGGTTCAGGAACAGCAGGAAACTTAATCATTAAAGCCCAAGAAACCGTAGAAGTAAGCGGAGTCGGAAAAAATATTGATGGTTCAGTTAATCCTACCCAAATCTCTGTATTAACTACCAAAAGCGGTGCAGCTGGGACTTTAAATATTCAAACCAGAAAGTTAACTGCGGAAAATGGAGGACAGATATCTGCTTCTACTGAAGGAATTAGTAATGGCGGAAGTTTAACAGTAACAGCTGAAGAAATGCAATTAAGAGGTCGTTCTCCAGATGGCAGTGTTCCTAGCGGTTTATTAGCCAGAGTCGAACCAAAAGCTACGGGAAATGCTGGAGAAGTTTTTATCGATACTAAACGTTTAACTCTCACTGACGGTGCGAGAGTAACAGCATCATCCTTGGGAGAAGGAAAAGCAGGAACTTTAACCATTCGTGCTACGGAACAGGTAGAAGTTAATGGGGTGGGAAAAAATGTTGATGGAAGTTCCAACCCAACGCAAATTTCTGTATTAACAACTGGAAATGGTGCGGCTGGCATTTTAAACATTCAATCTGGGGAATTAACCGTAGGAGATGGAGGACAAGTAACTGCTTCTACTACCGGAAGTGGAAATGGAGGAAATCTCACAATTAAGGCGGAAAATGTCCAGTTAAATAGCCGTTCAACCGATGGAATTTTTCCCAGTAGTTTATTAGCGAGAGTGGAAGGAAATGCCACAGGAAATGGAGGAGATGTCATAGTCGAAACAGGAAATTTAACTGTCAGAAATGGTGCAAGAATAGCAGCGGCTTCCTTAACTCAGACGATATTAAATCCTTTAGAACAAGGGAAAGCAGGAAATGTGACGATTCGTGCTGATAAGGTAGAAGTAACGGGAGTCGGGAAGAATATTGATGGGACTGCGAACCCCGCACAAATTTCGGTGTTATCTACTGGAGTGGGAATTCCAGGTAATTTAAGGATAGATTCTCCAATTATTTCGCTGAATAATCAAGGCAATATTTCTGCTACATCTCAAAAGGGTGCAGGAGGAAATATAAATTTAAATTCACGAAATATTGTTTTACGCCGTCAAAGTGTAATTTCTGCTGATGCAGGTGTAGGAGGTAAGGAAGGAGATATTAACATTAATACCGAAATTCTGATTTTGTCAGGCGGAAGCAAAATTATTACGGATGCCCAATCTCCTACAGGTGGAAGTAATATTAATATTTCTAGTCCTTCTGGTTCAGATTTATTATTAATTGTTTCGCCTGATAGCCTTATTAATGCTCGTGGAGAGTTGACAATTGAAGGTGAATTGGAAGTGAAAGCACCAGAAATGCAAAAAGTAGAAGTGGTTGATGCGACTAATTTAATTGCTCAAAATTGTCCTGTTGGTGATGAAGTTAGTACTTTTTATGTGACTGGTAGAGGTGGTATTCCAACTAATCCTAATGAACCTTTAAGTGGTGATTTGTTTTGGGAAGATTTACGCATTCCACAAGTAAGTAAAGATGTAAAAGAACAGGAGCGCAGGGACACAGAAGAGAGCGATCAAAATACTACTATTGTTGAAGCTCAAGGTTGGGTAATAGGAAGTAAAGGTGAAGTAATTTTGACTGCGGAAACTGCTAAATTTACTTTGCATGATGTGCCGTTTAAATTACCTGTTTGTCGTTCAAGATAA